Genomic DNA from Paenibacillus donghaensis:
AGCCGCAGCAGCGTCGATTTCCCGGCACCGCTTTCACCAATGATGCCATGAATCGCCCCCTGCTCTACTTGAAGTGATACATCGTCTACAGCTCGATACAAGCTGCCCTGCTGCCGGAAGGTTTTGCTTACGTGGCTCAGCGTCAGCATACCGGATGCCTCCCTCCTCTACGAATATAGCGTGCCCTTATAACGATAAATATTGTACCAGCAATATTTTAAATCTGTTTTATCAAAAATCTCTTTAAATAATAAGGCATTTCATCGCCTGTGTCATTATTTTTCTTAAAAGTTTAATCGACCTAATGTGCGTACTGGCCGAATATCGTTGATGCAGCAGGGTTCACGCCAACATTCGGTAAATCTATTGTGCACCAGATCGATGGATGGAATCCGCCTATTCCTACAGGAATTAGGCGATCGGGATGAGATCGCTTGCGGACTCCAGACTAATTTACCGTGCCGAGCCTATTCCACACCTACGCTCACCTTTACTTGCGGACTCCAGAGCCTCTATTTTGCTCAAAACGGCTGTTTTTTCAGCCTAACGGACTCCAGTGCTCTTATTGGCCGGATTTGGATGCTTTTTGGCACTTTTAGGCATGAATAACGGCTCCTCAGTCCGTAAGCTTCTGAAACAAGCCAATTTGGCGCGAATAGCGGCTCCTCAGTCCGTAAGGGGGAGATGGCGCATAGGGTGGGCATACTTGGAGGAGCGTGGGACGGGCACGCGGGGCGGATGGGCAAGGTGTAGATACTTGGTTACTTTGTCGGGATAGCTCGTTGTTGGGTAGTGATGGAGCGACGGGATATTGATGACTACTCTCCTGGCAGTGGAGCGGTGGCAGGCAGATGACTTCTCTCCTTAGCGATGAACTGACAGCGTGCCGGGGCGCGATATTACTGTACCGTGGAGGAGTTACGGGGGCGGCGGTAACTAGATGGTTGGTGGTCGTGCGGCGACGAATATTGGATTACTTGCTTGTCATAGACGTTACGGCGGCTGTTCCCGCCTCCGTTTCAGCGAACGTTATATAACAAGAGACCTGCTGTAAGCGCAGGTCTCTTAAGTCCATATACAGCTCTATTGTTGCGAACCGGACTCTTTGGCTTCCAGCTCCCCGCGCAGCTTCAGGAACACCTGGTAGCTGCGTTCGGCGCATTCCGAGATCGACAACGGATGGAATCCGGGCAGGTCTGCGTACAATGTATCGTTCAGCGGCTCAATCCAGCTGGCTGGCAGCTGGCTGGCGCCCAGCTTCGCCCCCATAATCGAGCCGACAGTGGCCCCGTTGCAGTCGGTGTCCATGCCGCCGTAGACTGCGGTGGCAATGGCTTTCTCGAAATCATCGCCCGCGTACGTAAGCGTGGCTGCCACTAGCGCGGCGTTGTTGTTGGTATGCACGGGATCATAATGGCTGAAGCTGTCCCAGATCCGGCGAACCAGCTCCCGTTCGCTCCCGGCGCTCAGCGCGATCTCGATGCCGCGCTGCACATCGGCCGCAAGGCGGCTGGTGCGCGGAATCTCGCTGAGGCCGATCTCCAGAATCCGCGCATTGTCCTGCTCGGCGAAGGCCGCCGAGATCATGGCGGCATTCAGCATCTCGCCGTAGATGCCGTTCTTCACATGCGAGAAGGACGCATCACGCCAGCCCAGCTCAGCGGCGAGCTCCGGGTTCCCGGCCGCGCCGTAGGCCAGGCCGTCGGCACGGATGGCTGCGCCGATCCACTCGCGGTACGGATTGAGGTGCATCCGTACCCGTTCCTGGCGCAGCGGCCAATCCGCAGGCTTGTCGCCGTGCAGGTGCGAAGTCTCCTGCGCGAAGTTCATATACGCCTGCGTCTCCGCTGTGCACACCTGGGCGTAGGTCAGCTGGCCGTGCCACAGCTTCCCTACATCCCACGAATCCCAGTCCAGCCCTTTCTGCTCCAGCAGCAGCAGGCCGAGGATCGTGTAACGGATGTCATCGTCACTCTCCATGAACCGGATCTTCTCCCGGGTGCTGAGCTGCCCGGGAGCCCAATCGTTCAGGCCCAGGCCATGCTCGGCTTCCGCCCGCGAATGCAGCGGGGTGTAGCCGGTAATCGGCCAGGCGTCCGCACCGCGGAACCACAGCTCGACATTCTCCCAGCCAGGACGGCCGTCCTTGCCATAGAGATAGTCGAGGTATTCCAGCGGCTTGCCCAGGGCGCAGCCCGCGCTGCGGCCCAGCCAGGCGCCGCGGAACTTGTCACGCCACTGCGCGGCGCTCCATTCCGCCCGCAGCCTGCGCGGTCCTTCCGGGCGCAGCCGGCGGATTTCCCCGAGCGACGAAGGCTCGTCGTAAGGGAAGTCCTCCGCCACCTCTAGCGCCATCAGCTCATGGTAGACCTTCATGAGCAAGGTCTCGTCCTGCCCGGCTGCAGCCAGCCGGTCCGCAAGCTCACCGGCACGGCAGCCCTCTTCCATGCGCTGGATCAGCTCCAGCCGCACCGTTTCCTGCAGCCGTTCCCAGCCCGCCACCGTCAGTTTCCTCCTGTGGAGGGCAGCAGCTCGCCGTCCAGCTTCGCCAGCGCATCAAAGATCAAGCGCAAGAAGGCTTCCCGGTCCACATCCACCAGCACCTTGACGTTGGCGGGAGCAGCCGGATTCGTTCTTTGATCGGCAACGGTCATCCCCCGGGTCAGCTTGCCTTCCGTCTCCACGGTCACATACAGCTCGCGGGACTGGAACAATTCCGGGTGCAGCAGCCAGGCTACCGCGCACGGGTCATGCAACGCGCTGCCGGAATACCCCATCTTTTTGCCATAGATTGAGTAGAAATCCAGCAGCTCGCCTACCATATTCGAAACTGGCCCCCGCTCCTTCAGCTGAGCGATTTCCTCATCATAAATAGCCGCTCTGTTGGTAACGTCCAGACCACTCATCGTAATCGGAATACCCGATTCAAAGACAATCCTCGCCGCTTCCGGGTCAACATAAATGTTAAACTCCGCTGTCGAGGTCACGTTGCCATACGCTATGCCGCCGCCCATCAGGGAAATCTGCTCAATCCGTTCCTTGATTTCAGGATAAGCAGTGATCAACAGCGCGATATTGGTGAGTGGAGCCATCGGCACCAGCGTGATCTTCTCTTCCGAGGAGCGGATAATGTCCAGCATGAACTCTACAGCTCCCTGCTGAACCGGACGGAATTTGCTGGCTGGCAGCAACGGGCCGTCCATGCCGGATTCCCCGTGCGCTTCCGCGCCGGTAACCAGCTTGCCAAACAGCGGACCTTCCGCTCCCTTGGCTACAGGAATATCCGCATTCACGAAGCTAAGCACCTTCAGCGCATTGTCGGTGATTTTGTCCAGAATCTGGTTTCCGCCTACAGTAGTAATTCCCCGAAGGTCCAACTGCTCCGGATGGGCAAGCGCCAGCAGAATCGCAATCGCATCGTCATGCCCCGGATCGCAGTCTATAATAATTGGTGTTGGCATCGTTGTTCGCTCCTTATGATTAATCTGTGAGCCACTCCACTACTTAGCCAGCGGACTCTTCAGCTTGCGGTTCTTCTTACGTGTCTCGGATACGGCATAGATGACCAGTCCAACCACGGTTGCTACATAAGGCAAGGTGGCAATCAGCTCAGCCGGGATATTAAGCACCTGCAGCGCATTGGAGAGCGCGTCTGCGGCCCCGAACAGCAGAGAGGTCAGCGCAGTGCCGACCGTTGTGCCCCGGCCCATGGATTCTGCGGCAATCGCAATCCAGCCGCGCCCGGCAATCATATCGCGGGTGAACAGCGACAGATAGCCCATCGACATGTACGCACCGCCCAGCCCGGCGAAAAATCCGCTTAGCAGCAGCGCTGTATACTGGATTTTGACTACACTGACCCCGACTGACTGCGCCGCATGCGGATTCTCGCCCACCGAACGGATACGCAGCCCGATGGGCGTGCGGTTGAGCAGATAATACACCACAATCACAGACAGAATTGAGAAATAGGTCAGAATGTGATGCCCCGACAGAATCGGTCCCAGCACCGGAATATCCTTCAGCAACGGAATGTCCACACTAGGCAGCACCTTGCTGGCGAGCGAGGTTGAAGAACCCTTGTCCCCACTAAGCAGATACAGCAGAAAGACGGTCCCGCCCGAGGCGAACATGTTGATCGCTACCCCGCCAAGAATAATATGCGTCTTGAATTTCAGAGTGAAAAAAGCCAAAATTCCGGCAACCATCGTCCCCGCCAGCACTGCACCAAGCAGCCCGACCCATGCGCTCTGCGTATAGGCACTTATAATTACACCGGCCAGCGCCGACACCAGCATAATGCCTTCCATCCCGATGTTGATAATACCCGCACGGTTGGAGATCAGCGCACCCAGCGCCGCGAACAGAATAGGTGTCGTCACCCGCAGCACCGAGAAGGCGAAATCTGTGGTCAAAATAACATTCAGCAGGCTGTTCATGCTTCCTTCGCCTCCTTAAGCAGCATCCGGTTCTTCCAGAACTTGAGGAATTGCTCAGCCGAGATCAGCAGAATAATAACGGCCTGGATAATGGAGATCATCTCGGACGGCACATCCGACAGACGCGACATCAGATCCGCTCCGATACGGATATAGGCCAGGAACAGGGCGGAGGCGATGACAGATAACGGATTGTTTTTGGCCAGCATCGCCACCAGCGCACCATCCAGACCATAACCCGGCAGCGAAGCCCACTGGAAGCGGTTATACATCCCCAGCACCTCCACCGAGCCGCCCATCCCGGCGATGAACCCGGCAATCAGATGGACCAGAATAATCACTTTGGCGGTTCTCATGCCCGAATAGCGGGCAAACTCGCGGTTGACACCCGTCATACGCAGCTCATAGCCCCATTTGGTTTTGTAGAGGAACAGATGGGCGGCTACGATCAGCACAAGCACAATAATAAGACCGGTATGAATCCGGGTGCCTTGGAAAATTTTGTCCAGCTGGGCCGTCTTCTCGAATTTAAAAGAAACATTGGCGAACGCCTTCGCATCACGGAGATGATAGTTCAGCAGATACAGTCCCACTCCAAACAGAATGTTGTTGAACATCAGGGAGGTCACCAGCTCATTGGCGTTCCACTTGGCTTTGAGAATCCCGGGAATCGCTGACAGGAGCGCGCCGACAAGTGAACCGGCAAGAATAGCCACCAGCGGGTGCAGCCAGTTGTTCAGCGTCAGGTGAATCGCCAGCACGGAGGTCACTACGCCGGAGAAATAGAAGATGCCTTCCGCACCCAGGTTGAACATATTCGCCCGGAACAGCAGGGATACGGCAAGTCCGGTGAACATCAGCGGAATGGCCATTTCGATAACGTTGCCGATATGCCCTTTAGTGGAGATCGGCTCCCAGAGGAAGATCCCGATTGTCTTCACCGGCTGGTCACTGACCAAGGATATAATCAGAAAAGCAATCGCCAGCGCAATAACGATAACTGCCGAAGTACGAATTACCTCGAAATATTTGACTTTAAACATGGTTTACGGTCCTCCCGTGCTTAGGCCTGTCCTGCTTGTTGATGCCCAGCATATACAGTCCCAGCTCCTCTTCACTTACCGCAGACGGGTCCTCGAAATAAGCTACAATCTGACCCTCATACATCACCAGCAGGCTGTCGCTGATCTCCAGAATTTCATTCAGATCGGCAGAGACCAGCAGAATGGCACAGTCGTCCGAGCGCAGCTCCAGCAGCTTCTGGTGAATGAACTGGGCCGCGCCGATATCGACACCCCGCGTAGGCTGTTCGGCAATCAGCAGCTCCGGGCTGGTTGAACATTCCCTTGCTACCACTACCTTCTGCATGTTTCCGCCCGACAGCATTCCGATGGGCTGGGTAGGCCCGGAGCAGCGCACTTTAAATTCCTCCACCAGGGAGGACGCCAGGGCGGCAATCTTGGAGCCATTCAGGAACAGCCCCTTGTTCATGTCTCTGGAACGGTAACGGGTGGAGATCAGGTTGTCGGAGATGCTGGCATCCCCGGCAGCGCCCTGCCGCATCCGGTCCTCCGGGATGTAAGATACCCCAAGGTTGCGGATCTCCAGAATATCCGAGCTGCGGATGTCCGTATCTTTTACCTTAACGGTTCCGCTGCTGGAGACGCCCTTCAGACCGCCTGTCAGCGCTTCAATCAGCTGGGTCTGACCATTGCCCTCCACTCCGGCGATACCGACAATCTGTCCGCCGCGAACCGTGAAATCAATATTCGCCAGCAGCGCCTTGCCCTGGGCATCATGAACACTTAAGCCTTCCACGGTAAGCACCGGCTTACTGAAGGCAGGGGTAGTCTTGTCATATTTCAGCACCACATCGCGGCCCACCATCAGCCTGGAGATTTCCTGCTCGCTCACATCGCTGGTCTGGAAGACTCCTTCACTGCGGCCACTGCGCATAATCGTAATCCGGTCGCAGATCGCCTTGACCTCCTTGAGCTTATGGGAGATGAACACAATCGTATGCCCCTGCTCACGCAGCTGCTTCAGCTCACGGAACAGCTCCTCCGATTCCTGGGGTGTCAGCACGGCTGTAGGCTCATCCAAGATCAGAATTCGTGCACCACGCAGCAGCGCCTTCAGAATCTCCACCTTCTGCTTCATGCCAACGGTAAGGTCCTCTACCTTCGCCTTCGGGTTCACGGCCAGATTATATTTGCGCGCCGTTTCCTCCGTCATGCGGATCGCTTCCGCAGCGCTGAAGCCAAGCCCCTTGCGCGGCTCCATGCCCAGCACCATATTCTCGGCCACCGTAAAAGAAGGCACCAGCATGAAATGCTGATGGACCATCCCGATCCCCCGGTCAATGGCGTCCTGTGCAGACTGCAGCTTCACCTGCTCGCCGCGGATATAGATTCCGCCCTCGCTCGGCTCTTCCATTCCGAACATAATCTTCATCAGCGTCGATTTGCCGGCGCCATTCTCTCCGGCTAGCGCATGAATCTCCCCCTCCTGCAGGGAGAAGTGGACATCCTTGTTGGCTACAACCCCGTTGGGATACACTTTGGTGATTCCCCGCATTTCCAGCAGAGCTTTTGACATCGGTCTTTCGCCGCCTTTCCACTTGGAGGTCTGCAAAAACAGGCAGCTGGAATTCCCCCCATCCTGGAAAAGGAACTCCAACTGCTCGATAAGCCATAATATATAAGATGAACTTAAGATACAAACGCGCAAGGCTCGGTCGTCCCTACGGTGAATGTTTGAACTTCCCCTTCGGTCCTTCTCGCTTTTTGTTGCTTTCTTTGGTTCATCTTATACAGATAAAGTTATCTTCACTTTCTACACTGGTTTTAAGGTTTAACCGCGTTACGGATCGCTTCCACTTCTGAGGTTTCCATGCCCATTGCGTTGTCGACCGTAATTTCCTTGTTGATCAGCTTCTGTTTCACTTCTTCTACCTTGGCCTGCAGATCAGCCGGGAAGGCTGCCTTGTAAATATCATTCTCGGCAATGCCCACGCCGTCTTCGACGAATCCAAGCACATCGCGTTTGCCCATTTCCAGCGTGCCGTCCTGCAGCTTTTTCACAGCTCCGAGGATCGCACTGTCAATTTTTTTGATCGCGGAAGTAACAATCAGGTCGCCCTTCTGGCTGTCTGTATCTTTAATCAGCGTACCCTGGTCAGAGTCTACACCAATGGCATATTTGGTCTTCTCTTTGGCTGCGTCAAAAATCCCCAGTCCCGTACCGCCGGCAACGTTGAAGATCACATCCACGCCGGAGTTGTATTGAATCAGCGACAGCTCCTTGCCTTTGGCAGGGTTCACGAAATCGCCCGCATAGGACACAGCCACCTTCACTTCAGGGTCCACATACTGTGCGCCCTGGATATAACCCACCAGGAAAGCATTGATTCCCGGAATATCCATCCCGCCCACGAATCCGATCACATTGTCGGCATTGGCATTGGGCATATCCGATTGCGTAGCAAGCGCAGCAACCGCACCCGCCAGGAAGGACACTTCGTTCGTGGAGTAGGACATGTTGTACATATTGGCCGGCGCTTCTTCAATATCGGTGTCATAGTTGATGAATTTTTTGTCCGGATTGGCTTCAGCCGTCAGATTGAACATCTCGGTAATCTCCGAGCCGCCGGAAATGATTACATTCCAGTCCTCAGCAGCAATATCATTAAACGTTGGCTCCCATTTGGTCTTGTCGGTGCCCATTTCCACTACCTTGGTTTCCGCACCAAGCTCTGCTTTTACCTTCTGCAGACCGCTGTTGGCCGCATCGAAAAAGGATTTGTCACCCAGCGTTCCCGGAATCAGCAGCACAACCTTAAGCTTGTCCCCAGTGCCTGCTTTATTACCTTCAGCCGCTTGATTCGCCGGCGTATTTCCGGCGTTGTTCGCCGTATTGTTTCCACATGCAGTGACCAGGACCATTACCGCCAATAACAATAATGCAAGAACGTTTTTTCTCATTGTTGTTTGTTCACACCCCTGTTTGTAGTTGGATAGATCGCTTTAAAATTACAGCTTGTGGTTGTATAATTTACGGATAAGACCATTCCATACAGCGGACAATCATGGACCAAAGACCTAAAATTCGTTATATTTCGTTAACAATGCACTATGAAAACGGTTATAATTAGCTATGAACCGGTCAATTTCCGAACGAGATGGCCAGTCAGGTTCAAAACATACGGTTTAATTGCTACGATCATAACAAATATACCGGGAAAACTTTATATACTTTCGGTCAATTTTTTGTATGATTCGGCTAAAGATCGCAATCGAGGGAGGTACACGATGGAACGTGTTCTATATATTGTAAGTGCTTTTCATGAGACGGGCACTTATATCCCCCCACATCAACACGAATGTTATGAGCTGGTCTATTATATCCATGGCGCAGGGACTACGAATGTGGGGCCGCGCAGCTACCATTTCCGCCCGTCCTCCTTCGCCCTGATCCCTCCCAACCACAAGCATGACGAGAATCATAGGGACGATGCCGACATTCTGTTCATCGGCTTCCTGAGCGATCATCCCGGGATGAGTACGCTTCAGGGCGTCTATGAAGATGATAAGGAGCACTCCGTGCTTCAGACGCTGCGGCGGATGCAGGAG
This window encodes:
- a CDS encoding ABC transporter ATP-binding protein, yielding MSKALLEMRGITKVYPNGVVANKDVHFSLQEGEIHALAGENGAGKSTLMKIMFGMEEPSEGGIYIRGEQVKLQSAQDAIDRGIGMVHQHFMLVPSFTVAENMVLGMEPRKGLGFSAAEAIRMTEETARKYNLAVNPKAKVEDLTVGMKQKVEILKALLRGARILILDEPTAVLTPQESEELFRELKQLREQGHTIVFISHKLKEVKAICDRITIMRSGRSEGVFQTSDVSEQEISRLMVGRDVVLKYDKTTPAFSKPVLTVEGLSVHDAQGKALLANIDFTVRGGQIVGIAGVEGNGQTQLIEALTGGLKGVSSSGTVKVKDTDIRSSDILEIRNLGVSYIPEDRMRQGAAGDASISDNLISTRYRSRDMNKGLFLNGSKIAALASSLVEEFKVRCSGPTQPIGMLSGGNMQKVVVARECSTSPELLIAEQPTRGVDIGAAQFIHQKLLELRSDDCAILLVSADLNEILEISDSLLVMYEGQIVAYFEDPSAVSEEELGLYMLGINKQDRPKHGRTVNHV
- a CDS encoding BMP family ABC transporter substrate-binding protein — protein: MRKNVLALLLLAVMVLVTACGNNTANNAGNTPANQAAEGNKAGTGDKLKVVLLIPGTLGDKSFFDAANSGLQKVKAELGAETKVVEMGTDKTKWEPTFNDIAAEDWNVIISGGSEITEMFNLTAEANPDKKFINYDTDIEEAPANMYNMSYSTNEVSFLAGAVAALATQSDMPNANADNVIGFVGGMDIPGINAFLVGYIQGAQYVDPEVKVAVSYAGDFVNPAKGKELSLIQYNSGVDVIFNVAGGTGLGIFDAAKEKTKYAIGVDSDQGTLIKDTDSQKGDLIVTSAIKKIDSAILGAVKKLQDGTLEMGKRDVLGFVEDGVGIAENDIYKAAFPADLQAKVEEVKQKLINKEITVDNAMGMETSEVEAIRNAVKP
- a CDS encoding ABC transporter permease — encoded protein: MNSLLNVILTTDFAFSVLRVTTPILFAALGALISNRAGIINIGMEGIMLVSALAGVIISAYTQSAWVGLLGAVLAGTMVAGILAFFTLKFKTHIILGGVAINMFASGGTVFLLYLLSGDKGSSTSLASKVLPSVDIPLLKDIPVLGPILSGHHILTYFSILSVIVVYYLLNRTPIGLRIRSVGENPHAAQSVGVSVVKIQYTALLLSGFFAGLGGAYMSMGYLSLFTRDMIAGRGWIAIAAESMGRGTTVGTALTSLLFGAADALSNALQVLNIPAELIATLPYVATVVGLVIYAVSETRKKNRKLKSPLAK
- a CDS encoding ABC transporter permease, with product MFKVKYFEVIRTSAVIVIALAIAFLIISLVSDQPVKTIGIFLWEPISTKGHIGNVIEMAIPLMFTGLAVSLLFRANMFNLGAEGIFYFSGVVTSVLAIHLTLNNWLHPLVAILAGSLVGALLSAIPGILKAKWNANELVTSLMFNNILFGVGLYLLNYHLRDAKAFANVSFKFEKTAQLDKIFQGTRIHTGLIIVLVLIVAAHLFLYKTKWGYELRMTGVNREFARYSGMRTAKVIILVHLIAGFIAGMGGSVEVLGMYNRFQWASLPGYGLDGALVAMLAKNNPLSVIASALFLAYIRIGADLMSRLSDVPSEMISIIQAVIILLISAEQFLKFWKNRMLLKEAKEA
- a CDS encoding nucleoside hydrolase encodes the protein MPTPIIIDCDPGHDDAIAILLALAHPEQLDLRGITTVGGNQILDKITDNALKVLSFVNADIPVAKGAEGPLFGKLVTGAEAHGESGMDGPLLPASKFRPVQQGAVEFMLDIIRSSEEKITLVPMAPLTNIALLITAYPEIKERIEQISLMGGGIAYGNVTSTAEFNIYVDPEAARIVFESGIPITMSGLDVTNRAAIYDEEIAQLKERGPVSNMVGELLDFYSIYGKKMGYSGSALHDPCAVAWLLHPELFQSRELYVTVETEGKLTRGMTVADQRTNPAAPANVKVLVDVDREAFLRLIFDALAKLDGELLPSTGGN
- a CDS encoding ADP-ribosylglycohydrolase family protein, with product MAGWERLQETVRLELIQRMEEGCRAGELADRLAAAGQDETLLMKVYHELMALEVAEDFPYDEPSSLGEIRRLRPEGPRRLRAEWSAAQWRDKFRGAWLGRSAGCALGKPLEYLDYLYGKDGRPGWENVELWFRGADAWPITGYTPLHSRAEAEHGLGLNDWAPGQLSTREKIRFMESDDDIRYTILGLLLLEQKGLDWDSWDVGKLWHGQLTYAQVCTAETQAYMNFAQETSHLHGDKPADWPLRQERVRMHLNPYREWIGAAIRADGLAYGAAGNPELAAELGWRDASFSHVKNGIYGEMLNAAMISAAFAEQDNARILEIGLSEIPRTSRLAADVQRGIEIALSAGSERELVRRIWDSFSHYDPVHTNNNAALVAATLTYAGDDFEKAIATAVYGGMDTDCNGATVGSIMGAKLGASQLPASWIEPLNDTLYADLPGFHPLSISECAERSYQVFLKLRGELEAKESGSQQ